Part of the Lolium rigidum isolate FL_2022 chromosome 6, APGP_CSIRO_Lrig_0.1, whole genome shotgun sequence genome, TAAGGGTACAGTTTCCCAGCAGAGCACACAGGTCCCTTTTATCCGAAATGCACTCACAGAATATTGATACTGCTTTGCAGGTTCTCAGGTAAAAGCGATATGCATTGCTTCATTTTCTGGAATTGCCTCCTGGGAATAGGCATTTAGTCACATGGCATCTTATTCTTCCCAAACCAAGATCATGGGAACAGTTTGGCCTCCGGCCTAATGATGGTTCAGAAGTTCCAGACTTCTCTCTCAGCGGAGCGATTGGTTCCCTTGCCAACTTGCAGGCCTGGAAAAGGATGGCTGATAGTAGCCCACATGTCTATTCATTGTTTTTGAGCATGATGATTTCATATTTATTTAATGGGATTTTTTTCCAAAACCAATGGACCGGGATCAATACAGCATAGTAGTACTATTCAATACCATATCATATCCAACATGAATTTTCTGTTGTCTGTCCATATCCTTTTCTGAACTGGTGGCCATCACTTTCGCTTAAAAGGGCAACTTGATGGAGACAGTAGAGGAAAACAGCGGCCTAAATTGCAGCGCTAGCTTCATTTTCGGTGGAGTCTGTAGATGCTGCAATAGATTTCTTCCGCGAGCCTGGCTGACAGAACTCTTCTATTCAAAGGTCACTGTCGCATTGCATTCTGCAGACGGAACTCTTCAGCAGACACAGTTTATGGTAAACGTATACACTAGAGAAGCTGAACACAACTGGGAAAATACCCTGAGAAGTCGACACGTTTCATTTTTACAAAGGTAAGCACCAAGTACTAAGAAGGGAACTAGTAATTCCCCTAAATACACCTCCTTATAAGTGTGGAAGaacaaacaaaagaagaactgaACGGGATAGCAAGAAGTGTTGCAGGTTTCACCGGAGAGAACTGGAGATGTCCCTTTTCTACACCAAGGTAGCGATCTCAGGGCACTTGATTCCCTCAGGATATTACTTCACTTTGTAAAATGTGGAATGAACTGTCGGGACAAGTCCCTGATATGCTCATTCTCAGTCTCGATAAGACGAACAACCTCTCCCATTGAAGGCCGCTGTTCCGGGTTTGTCCGCACACAAAGATACGCTGCTCTGGCTAGATGATACAGCCCATATGTATCATATGTATCTGCAATGCGCTCATCGATTAGGTCGTGCAGTGCCAGACTCTCGACCAAAGGCTCTGCCTGAAAAATCATAGAGGGGCAAGAAAATGAACGGTGCAAGTTTATTTTAAGCAAGTATGGAAAAAAGAAGAATGCACTGAACGTAATACCCATTGTAATATGTGTGCACACTGTCCTTCACGTTCCTCGAGGACCTTGCGACCAGATATCAGCTGGAAAAGAACAATTCCAAATGCATAAACATCTGTTCTGACAGAAACTATGCCATATTCAGCATACTCCGGTGCCAAGTACCTGAGGGACATGACAAGAAAATCCTGGCATTTTCAGAAATACAGGAGCAAAAGGGTATCATAAAATGGAAGAGTGAATTAATAATAGTGCAACGATTAGAGTTTTTCCTAACCCTGACTGCCCCAGAATCCTCGTGTGGATAGAAGTATTGACAGCCTTCCATTTCGCAAGACCAAAGTCCCCAAGCTGTCGAAGATAGGACATAAAAATCAAAACAGAGCACACAAGGCATTTGCATTTTGAAATGCACTAGTAAGAAGTGAGGTCAGTGCCATCCAGCTTACCATAGGAACAAAGTCATGTGTCAACAGTACATTGCTTGGGCGCAAATCCCGATGTATTATCGGACCGGCGCGACACTCTTCATGCAGAAAGCGCAGCCCTTTTGCTATACCAAGGGCAATAGCATGCCTCTTGTGCCACTCAAGTAAGCCCGCCTCCTGGTCTATTTCACCACGTGAAAATAGAAACGAGCAAGTTAATAATAAGTTTGTTACCATCTTTATATTACAAATTAATTTTATGCATACCAACTAAGCACATACCGAACAAATGCCACTCCAGAGATTTGTTGCATATATACTCGTACACAAGGATGTTGTAGCTTTCTTTGCAGCAATACCCAAGCAGCATGACAATGTTTCGgtgccgggcaaagctgagcacttgCACTTCAGAGAAGAACTCGGTATACCCCTGTGAGCTAGCTTCTTTACGCAATTTAGCTGCAATGACCTGGCCATCCTTGAGCTGTCCTTTATATACATGCCCAAATCCGCCCTCGCCCACCAACTTCTCCCTTGAGAAGTCAGATGTTGCAGATTGAATCTCTGAGAAGGGATATTTCATGGACTCCTTGATATAAAGCACTGATCTTAGCCCGCAACCAGCACATAGAACTGGTCTTTCCGATGAATCGTTGTTGGCGATCATGTTATCTTCAATAAATTTTCCTGATCACAGGAGCATGCATATTATGACTATTTATTAAACTGTACATGGCCTGTGTAACATACAATTTTGGAAGTTAAGCTACGGATAATGTGCCAATATTGTTAATATATGAAACCAAGCTCCTGGATTCTGGATGAGTGAGCTACTAGAAAGATAGGTTCTATATTTTTCTATATTTTAAGCACTACTATGTCAGAAATTACAGGAGGGAAGAAGAATGTGCATGAGGAACTACATGGTTTTTAGCTTGTGACATCAACCACCATACTAGGGAAGACATAGTTTCGTCTCTTCCTTTTTATTGTTTGTTCAGCATCCCGTTTAAACATTTCAGCTAAGTAACTTACAATTTATGATTTGGTTTATTGAAGAAACATATCATACCATTAGTCTCATCAATCATCGTGATTGACGCGATGCTCATTGACGGTGTGAAGTCTTGCATGCTGCTACCAACCACACTGGGGGTGTAGTGCATCTCATGATTGCTTAGAGAGGCAAAATAACTTACAGGAGATGACTTGATCGACACACGAACCTTGTCAGTATCTAGTGTCTTGGAGCTCAGATCTAGTGATACTACTAAATGTTCTAGGTCCTTCACTTCTCCCATGCTTTTGCTTGAAAGATTTGTTCGAATTGACTTCATTGTCTGCACTGATAGGTTATCCTGAAATGCTGCAACCTTGCAGGCTATGTGCTTTTCTAGGTGCTTGAAATCTCGTCTGAAGTGCCTATAAAGTCGTTATAAACTGATGCAAGTTTAAGTACTGAACCAACAGATGCTTCATTAGGCTCCATAAGGTTATTATGCCAACAATGATTAAATAAGAAATGACCATATACCTATCCAGTACAACCCAAGCAGCTTTACTTGAATTGACTTCATGGATAATGACGACCTTTGCTGGTGATCCAGGACATACTTTAAGGGTTACACTTATCTGAAGTAGAACAAAACGAGCATCAGAGTGTAGCCAATATTTTCAAgaatattacaactctaactggtAAAACAGCATTTTACCCTGACAGAGAATTAGCTTATGGGATAGGTATAAAAAAAATAGCTATACGGCAATGCAGGAACCCCCTACCCTCTTTCAGGCGTTGCTCAAAATAAAAAAGCTActgcttttttaaaaaaaaatcagtgaGAAATAGatattttttcgaaaatgggcactttattacttgcGCAAGTGAGAAATAGATATAGGTAATATTACCCCGACTTTGCGG contains:
- the LOC124660064 gene encoding probable serine/threonine-protein kinase PBL23, whose product is MPVALSPLLPPPQLVVVALDATRDHREVEVRMALRALVARGDILRGGDSLVVLGVLHAITNPMGYQTKASNDSFAGTNARYLKDQVEKKAEDYRTKLLQDVEELRKVGISVTLKVCPGSPAKVVIIHEVNSSKAAWVVLDRHFRRDFKHLEKHIACKVAAFQDNLSVQTMKSIRTNLSSKSMGEVKDLEHLVVSLDLSSKTLDTDKVRVSIKSSPVSYFASLSNHEMHYTPSVVGSSMQDFTPSMSIASITMIDETNGKFIEDNMIANNDSSERPVLCAGCGLRSVLYIKESMKYPFSEIQSATSDFSREKLVGEGGFGHVYKGQLKDGQVIAAKLRKEASSQGYTEFFSEVQVLSFARHRNIVMLLGYCCKESYNILVYEYICNKSLEWHLFDQEAGLLEWHKRHAIALGIAKGLRFLHEECRAGPIIHRDLRPSNVLLTHDFVPMLGDFGLAKWKAVNTSIHTRILGQSGYLAPEYAEYGIVSVRTDVYAFGIVLFQLISGRKAEPLVESLALHDLIDERIADTYDTYGLYHLARAAYLCVRTNPEQRPSMGEVVRLIETENEHIRDLSRQFIPHFTK